The Barnesiella intestinihominis YIT 11860 genome includes a window with the following:
- a CDS encoding DUF3873 domain-containing protein: MTTRMTINGVSTCAEAGTEKYERFQSGIGRRRRTLVQYDYRHPIDRELFSCVKPTLDECRAARDKWLNAKKGKEDRL; the protein is encoded by the coding sequence ATGACAACACGAATGACCATCAACGGAGTAAGCACCTGCGCGGAAGCAGGTACGGAGAAATACGAGCGTTTCCAATCGGGTATCGGAAGACGCAGGCGGACACTTGTGCAGTACGACTACCGCCACCCCATAGACAGAGAATTGTTCTCTTGTGTCAAACCCACGTTGGACGAGTGCCGAGCCGCACGGGACAAGTGGCTGAACGCAAAGAAGGGAAAGGAGGACAGACTATGA
- a CDS encoding DUF6956 domain-containing protein, with protein sequence MNTTYQTLIVKFSEPITALDGIFDDTGAWGTDTLKGWIDDYESTRFTATDSHTAVITSEYNMECVKEWLQRQTPISEMREF encoded by the coding sequence ATGAACACGACCTATCAAACGCTGATAGTCAAGTTCAGCGAACCTATCACGGCATTGGACGGTATCTTTGACGATACCGGAGCGTGGGGAACGGACACCCTCAAGGGGTGGATAGATGATTACGAAAGCACACGTTTCACCGCCACCGACAGCCATACGGCAGTCATCACGAGCGAGTACAATATGGAATGTGTGAAAGAGTGGCTACAACGGCAGACCCCCATTTCCGAAATGCGAGAATTTTGA
- the ltrA gene encoding group II intron reverse transcriptase/maturase, whose product MITRVVHPFNLQRALEHVIANKGSAGVDGVSIRELRKVFSEKKLQLIEAIKQGNYQVQPILGIEIPKGNGKTRLLGVPTTTERVLQQALAQTIAPLFEPEFSNYSYGFRPHKNARQAVGQSRDYIHSGLNHIVDIDLKNFFDEVDHCLLLNLIYQKVKCKATMQLIRKWLRAPIKINGKLRKRRKGVPQGSPLSPLLSNILLHQLDKEMTRRGHKFVRYADDFSIYCKSHNQAKATRVVIEKFLKNKLKLTINEEKSGIRKPIHFTILGFGFVPTYEKGSKNQYQLIVSEKAWKKLKERLKTITRKTTPATFEERIAKIKEVQRGWLNYFQGTSILGKLRDLDGWLRNRLRYCIWHHWKKPERKRKNLIRLGVDQDHAYAWSRTRKGGWAIAQSPILGTTITLQRLKKRGYVSLTELHLQLNPSLCEPPST is encoded by the coding sequence ATGATAACAAGAGTAGTACATCCGTTTAATCTTCAAAGAGCATTGGAACACGTGATTGCCAATAAAGGTAGTGCGGGTGTTGATGGTGTTTCTATAAGAGAGCTCCGCAAGGTGTTTTCTGAAAAGAAACTACAACTGATTGAAGCAATCAAACAAGGCAACTATCAAGTACAACCCATTTTAGGTATTGAAATTCCGAAAGGAAATGGGAAAACTCGATTATTGGGTGTTCCCACCACTACAGAACGTGTGTTGCAACAAGCCTTAGCACAAACTATTGCACCACTTTTTGAGCCCGAATTTAGTAATTACAGCTATGGATTTAGACCTCACAAGAATGCCCGACAAGCCGTTGGACAATCTCGGGATTACATCCATTCAGGATTAAACCACATTGTGGATATTGACCTGAAAAACTTCTTTGATGAAGTTGACCACTGTTTATTACTGAATTTAATCTATCAAAAAGTGAAATGCAAAGCTACCATGCAACTCATACGCAAATGGCTCAGAGCACCTATTAAAATCAACGGAAAGCTACGAAAGAGAAGAAAAGGCGTTCCGCAAGGAAGCCCTTTAAGTCCATTATTGTCGAACATTTTACTACATCAACTGGATAAGGAAATGACTCGAAGAGGACACAAATTTGTACGTTATGCGGATGATTTTAGTATTTATTGCAAAAGCCACAATCAAGCCAAGGCAACAAGAGTGGTAATTGAAAAGTTTTTGAAAAACAAACTCAAATTAACTATAAATGAAGAAAAGAGTGGTATCAGAAAACCAATCCACTTCACAATTTTGGGTTTCGGATTCGTACCTACGTACGAGAAAGGAAGTAAAAATCAATACCAACTTATTGTATCGGAAAAAGCATGGAAGAAACTAAAAGAACGACTTAAAACAATCACCCGAAAAACCACACCAGCCACATTTGAAGAGCGTATTGCCAAGATAAAAGAAGTGCAACGCGGATGGTTGAACTATTTCCAAGGCACGAGTATTTTGGGCAAATTACGAGATTTAGATGGTTGGCTTCGCAACCGACTGCGCTATTGCATTTGGCATCATTGGAAAAAACCCGAAAGGAAAAGGAAAAACCTGATTCGATTAGGTGTAGACCAAGACCATGCCTACGCTTGGAGCAGAACACGGAAAGGCGGTTGGGCAATAGCACAAAGTCCTATTCTAGGCACTACCATTACTTTACAACGCTTGAAGAAAAGAGGATATGTTTCCTTAACTGAATTACATTTACAACTTAACCCATCTCTTTGCGAACCGCCGAGTACGTGA